In Trifolium pratense cultivar HEN17-A07 linkage group LG7, ARS_RC_1.1, whole genome shotgun sequence, a genomic segment contains:
- the LOC123893725 gene encoding protein FAR1-RELATED SEQUENCE 5-like — protein MNIESSIHRPWLEEQFQANRLPMDSVVPQETMSMDNELEWQPQLGKLFNTWEEAWEFWKDYGGKIGFNVRRQYFNPDKHGMILSARYVCSKEGVRKPDKRDRLTSNRRFQTRTGCPVKMGIKYLKDIAKYKIHDFFDKHNHELHLPETTHMLASQRNLSKIQAHEIDLADDAGIKQRALFELMSRQVGGRENLGYTRVDQKNYLRIKRLKNMAYGEVGSLLQHFQQKCIENPSFYHGIQLDIDEQITNIFWADARMIMDYEYFGDVVTLDTTYSTNNAYRPLAIFAGFNHFRGVVIFGAALLYDETAESFEWLFREFLKAHKSKKPQTVFTDQDHAMAKALREVMPETYHGLCTWHLMQNVLKHLGHLMKNGSNLLRDIKFCMVLNVEFPLIKTSKYKILKIKCYNKEL, from the exons ATGAATATTGAGTCGTCTATCCATCGTCCATGGTTGGAAGAACAATTTCAAGCTAACAG GTTGCCAATGGATTCTGTGGTTCCACAAGAAACCATGTCTATGGATAACGAACTTGAGTGGCAACCTCAATTAGGCAAACTATTCAATACTTGGGAAGAGGCATGGGAATTTTGGAAGGATTATGGGGGAAAAATTGGATTTAATGTTCGAAGGCAATATTTTAATCCAGACAAACATGGAATGATTTTGTCTGCAAGATATGTGTGTAGTAAAGAAGGTGTTCGTAAGCCAGATAAAAGAGATCGCTTAACAAGTAATCGTCGATTTCAAACAAGAACCGGATGCCCTGTTAAGATGGGAATTAAATACTTGAAAGATATTGCCAAGtataaaattcatgatttttttgataagcataaTCATGAGTTGCACCTTCCTGAGACGACTCACATGCTTGCATCTCAACGTAATTTATCTAAAATTCAAGCTCATGAGATAGACTTGGCAGATGATGCAGGAATCAAGCAAAGGGCTTTATTTGAGCTAATGAGCAGGCAAGTTGGTGGCAGAGAGAACCTTGGTTACACACGTGTGGATCAAAAGAATTATCTTCGCATCAAACGATTGAAAAACATGGCATACGGGGAGGTTGGCAGTTTATTACAACACTTTCAACAAAAGTGTATAGAAAATCCATCATTTTACCATGGAATCCAATTAGACATTGATGAacaaataacaaatattttttgggCTGATGCGAGAATGATAATGGATTATGAATACTTTGGTGATGTAGTCACTCTTGACACTACATATAGTACTAACAATGCATATAGACCATTGGCTATATTTGCAGGATTTAATCACTTTAGAGGAGTGGTCATTTTTGGTGCTGCGCTTCTTTATGATGAAACTGCAGAATCATTTGAATGGTTGTTTAGGGAGTTTTTGAAGGCTCATAAAAGTAAGAAGCCTCAAACTGTTTTCACGGATCAGGACCACGCAATGGCTAAAGCTTTACGTGAGGTAATGCCTGAAACATACCATGGTTTATGTACTTGGCATTTGATGCAAAATGTCTTAAAACATCTTGGTCATTTGATGAAGAATGGTTCTAATTTGTTGAGAGACATTAAGTTTTGTATGGTTCTAAATGTAGAGTTTCCATTGATCAAAACTTCAAAGTACAAGATCTTAAAGATCAAATGTTACAACAAAGAACTATAA